Proteins from a genomic interval of Enterococcus faecium:
- a CDS encoding PD-(D/E)XK nuclease family protein, translated as MSLQFILGNGKKDHRQVLIDEASAWLDQDASNQVFFLVPNYSKFEQEQEILAEMRRRSGKKAFSTTNVQVFSFYRLAWYLLQQTTLLTGNELSESGSAMILRQILEKNEEELTIFRGEINKRGFIRQLQELYSELRTGNIQPEDLMLLFGDSPNAEDQQLKMKDLKLIFSAYDSELTQRALTNEDALSILANYMQTQDFNNVKFIVSGFSRINGQEYQLLQAMMEKGQLVVDLLLDRPYTADLPEVLTLFHETGKLYFRLFQSARERKVPILVDRFAPEQTRPTELQLLQTMWEETSSQKKAAVHKLGGQEHLHLWEAENPTEEVRQLAVEIRRLVSEENYRYRDIQVLTKNMSLYGNILRPIFQEMAIPFYIDEEQMMENHPLIEWINSLFALDRYSYRLSDIMRFFKTELFLSTEAETELDEWKQERDEFRKKLDITENVALAYNYQGTYWTREKDWQFVAYDFEAEQIEDVQYLEEQSNTIRRLFQKAVPVFLKKIKKSKTGQEAANVFYQFLIQSGVQQQLLFWRNQEVDRGNLEAARNHEQTWGALIDLLDEYVVIYGESAFDWSLFQEIITSGLENLSYGKIPTAIDQVRINRLELVRPNQAAVTFALGLNDQVFPDRKETKGLLSSEEREVLNQALPDGQFLFDPSKESISFEPFQAYLVFLSGTDRLYLSYAQSYDTDGSLKMSPYLRRITEYLSVPVERKEHLTIESDPNCYVGTYRSGINTVNRIYRLALDEKKPVPKHWQKLKELVLNSSWRNFALQIFESQEHLNVPVSMPEKMAEELYGKEIYTSISRMENFYNCEYKYFMQFGLKLKERTVYGLTPAATGDFYHESLDRFFKLLFSNQLSLVNMSDTQRRDFTEKVLQEVFGELRFEILDSSARMNYIRYQLGQTIQKVAWALQKQSKNTGMHPLQTEILFGQIAGAKGITGLELPLSNGGKLHVRGKIDRIDVASEQEDTWLSVVDYKSSGRSFDVTEAYYGMAMQLLTYLDVALMDAVRLTGKAAVKPAGSYYLHVHNPVLTETDDVEKNTLKKFSYDGVFVDDPALLEVLDHSLEAKEQSLIYPVKKNAKDEYQKGSFSKDKFFTEEELQLFMAHNRENMRLAGDAITSGEIKLNPAYKDKQRIACEFCPFRSICTFDVMLKENNYHRLEKIDKEEALRRILKRSEEE; from the coding sequence TAACCAAGTATTTTTCCTTGTTCCCAACTACAGCAAATTCGAACAGGAACAAGAAATTTTAGCGGAGATGCGAAGAAGAAGCGGAAAAAAAGCTTTCAGCACAACAAACGTTCAAGTATTTAGTTTTTATCGTCTGGCTTGGTATTTGCTGCAACAGACAACTCTTCTTACAGGAAATGAATTATCAGAATCAGGATCTGCAATGATCTTGCGACAGATTTTAGAAAAAAATGAGGAAGAATTAACAATCTTTCGCGGAGAAATCAATAAAAGAGGGTTTATTCGTCAATTACAAGAACTCTACAGTGAATTGCGTACAGGAAATATTCAACCAGAAGACCTGATGCTTTTATTTGGTGATTCACCTAATGCAGAAGACCAGCAACTTAAAATGAAAGACTTGAAGCTGATTTTTTCAGCTTATGACAGCGAATTGACTCAACGTGCACTAACAAATGAAGATGCACTATCTATACTAGCAAATTATATGCAGACACAAGATTTCAACAACGTCAAATTTATTGTCAGTGGTTTTTCTCGAATCAATGGTCAAGAGTATCAATTACTGCAGGCAATGATGGAAAAGGGGCAATTGGTTGTCGATTTATTGCTGGATCGTCCTTATACAGCGGATCTTCCAGAAGTACTTACGCTCTTTCATGAGACTGGAAAGCTTTATTTCCGTCTTTTTCAAAGTGCAAGAGAACGGAAAGTCCCTATATTAGTGGACCGATTTGCACCAGAGCAGACTCGTCCGACAGAGCTTCAACTGCTGCAAACAATGTGGGAAGAGACATCTAGCCAAAAGAAAGCGGCAGTACACAAATTAGGGGGACAAGAGCATCTCCATTTGTGGGAAGCTGAAAATCCAACTGAAGAAGTCCGACAATTAGCTGTTGAAATCAGGCGACTAGTCAGTGAAGAAAACTACCGTTATCGTGATATCCAAGTGCTGACAAAAAATATGTCTTTATATGGAAATATCCTTCGGCCGATCTTTCAAGAAATGGCAATTCCTTTTTATATCGATGAAGAACAAATGATGGAAAATCATCCGCTGATCGAATGGATCAACAGTCTGTTCGCTCTTGACCGCTATTCTTATCGGCTAAGTGATATTATGCGTTTTTTCAAAACTGAATTATTTCTGTCGACGGAAGCAGAAACCGAACTTGATGAATGGAAACAAGAGCGAGATGAATTCAGGAAAAAACTGGACATCACTGAAAATGTAGCACTTGCTTACAATTATCAGGGAACTTATTGGACTCGTGAAAAAGACTGGCAGTTTGTGGCGTATGATTTTGAAGCAGAACAGATTGAAGACGTACAGTATTTGGAAGAACAGTCAAATACGATTAGACGATTATTTCAGAAAGCTGTACCAGTATTTTTGAAAAAAATAAAGAAAAGCAAAACAGGACAAGAGGCCGCAAATGTTTTTTATCAATTTTTGATCCAAAGTGGCGTACAGCAACAATTATTGTTTTGGCGTAATCAGGAAGTAGACAGAGGAAACTTAGAAGCGGCAAGAAACCATGAGCAGACATGGGGAGCGCTGATTGATCTGTTGGATGAATATGTAGTAATTTATGGTGAATCGGCTTTTGACTGGTCACTGTTCCAAGAAATCATTACGAGTGGTCTAGAAAATCTAAGTTATGGTAAAATCCCTACCGCAATCGACCAAGTGCGAATCAATCGTTTGGAATTAGTTCGACCAAATCAAGCTGCCGTCACTTTTGCATTAGGGTTGAATGATCAAGTGTTTCCAGACCGAAAAGAGACAAAAGGATTGTTGTCCAGTGAAGAACGAGAAGTATTAAATCAGGCCTTGCCAGATGGACAGTTTTTATTCGACCCATCAAAGGAAAGTATCTCTTTTGAGCCTTTCCAAGCCTATCTTGTTTTTCTTTCCGGAACAGATCGATTATATCTTAGTTATGCACAAAGCTATGACACAGATGGCTCGCTGAAGATGTCTCCTTATTTGCGTAGAATCACAGAATATTTATCTGTTCCCGTCGAGAGAAAAGAGCATTTGACGATCGAAAGCGACCCTAATTGTTATGTAGGGACTTACAGAAGCGGAATCAATACAGTCAATAGGATTTATCGATTAGCTTTAGATGAAAAAAAACCTGTACCAAAGCACTGGCAAAAGCTCAAAGAATTAGTACTGAATTCGTCATGGCGAAATTTTGCTTTACAGATTTTTGAAAGTCAGGAACATTTAAATGTTCCTGTTTCGATGCCAGAAAAAATGGCGGAAGAGCTTTATGGAAAAGAAATTTATACTTCAATTTCACGTATGGAGAATTTTTATAATTGTGAATACAAATACTTCATGCAATTTGGTTTGAAATTGAAAGAACGAACTGTTTATGGTCTAACTCCAGCAGCAACTGGTGATTTTTATCATGAATCATTGGATCGTTTCTTCAAGCTACTGTTTTCAAACCAATTATCCTTAGTGAATATGTCCGATACGCAGCGTAGAGACTTTACTGAAAAAGTGCTGCAGGAAGTATTCGGAGAACTTCGGTTTGAGATATTGGATAGTTCTGCAAGAATGAACTATATCCGCTACCAGTTAGGACAGACGATTCAAAAAGTGGCATGGGCTTTGCAAAAACAGAGCAAAAATACAGGCATGCATCCTCTTCAGACAGAGATTCTATTTGGTCAGATTGCTGGAGCAAAAGGTATCACAGGTCTGGAATTACCGTTGAGTAATGGTGGAAAACTCCATGTTCGAGGGAAAATCGATCGAATCGATGTAGCTTCTGAACAAGAAGATACTTGGCTAAGCGTCGTTGATTATAAATCTAGCGGACGTTCATTCGATGTCACAGAAGCTTATTATGGCATGGCTATGCAATTATTGACGTACCTGGACGTAGCATTGATGGATGCGGTACGTTTGACTGGAAAGGCGGCTGTTAAACCAGCAGGATCATATTATTTACATGTTCATAATCCTGTATTGACGGAGACAGATGATGTAGAGAAGAATACATTGAAAAAATTTAGTTATGATGGCGTTTTTGTCGATGATCCCGCTCTTTTAGAAGTACTAGATCATTCACTGGAAGCAAAAGAACAATCACTGATCTATCCAGTGAAAAAAAATGCGAAAGATGAATACCAAAAAGGTAGTTTCAGTAAAGACAAATTTTTCACGGAAGAAGAACTGCAACTATTCATGGCGCATAATCGGGAAAATATGCGGTTAGCTGGAGATGCGATTACTTCCGGAGAAATCAAACTAAATCCAGCTTATAAAGATAAACAGCGGATTGCCTGCGAATTTTGTCCATTCAGAAGCATCTGTACGTTTGATGTGATGCTGAAAGAAAATAATTACCACCGTCTGGAGAAAATAGATAAGGAAGAAGCACTGCGTAGAATATTGAAAAGGAGTGAAGAAGAGTGA